One region of Vigna angularis cultivar LongXiaoDou No.4 chromosome 10, ASM1680809v1, whole genome shotgun sequence genomic DNA includes:
- the LOC108334741 gene encoding putative disease resistance protein RGA4: MDMVILSEAISYTLQCATTFLSPQATRLSSNDIQQFEDNLKRILHIVQKAMHSNIQDPSVLSIWLKNVKDVVNDLNDFMEDHRHNKETAATISLIKAGQNMAHRHKFKHQIKDATEELKRLSNEAENLVISEEARQNERKLTRKSEELEYVEVVVRENVKKDIIDQLMKMFVNSNVVSVPVVTIVGVAGIGKTKLARLVYGDEQVKGLFASRIWVNLETFNVESIATRVIETTNKGKRFLLVLDDLRVENGEGCLQKLQDRLAEAGVGGAVVVTTRSNFVAKKISEIGTVKLKPHVLQELNEEESWSLFQKIHGPGSGKINEDVGRRVVREYCGGVPMKIIAIARLLEDLDSPVPEIELKKKFLREIRFTYYDELSPQQKLCFAYCSLFPQEQEIDAGSLIRLWMAEGFLWRNLYSDPQEFGLACFNDFVPFVFQEMGSDEFGVVKRYKMNRLMHELARTVAWDENIIVDSAEVEVQERVVRSSFHFALDVQCGIPKALFENAKKLRSILLLGKTNKSRLPHEVKMTISTCEKILETFKCLRVLDFHDLGIKMVPSSIGELKYLRLLDLSHNNIKKLPSSITKLFHLQTLKLSQCHVLEELPKDLENLSSLIHLYLEGCLDLTQMPRGIGKLSSLQTLSLFVVGKNYQVGGLRELTDLDGLRGHLEILHLEQLNFSAPLEAKDKYLRDKKHLHCLTLRWDHEEKEEEDEKKRNVIAKKDKESLECLDPNPNLAVLSVVGYYGKTFSNWLSSIKCLVKFSLNDCYNCQYLPALDHLQHLRVLELRRLDSLEYVSKNSDQISADTEASSSSSSTPFFPSLKELTISDCPKLRSWWETAKWKPNRPFFTRISKLDVQCCPELHCMPLYPYLDEELVVVDSSVKSMRDTVHASISADFLPFSKLKTMLISRITQTPPERWLKNFISLQTLQIRDCSKLLYLPQGFKSLSSLQSLTIERCAELDLDRSKTEWEGLKRLRFLIIKEIPKLKSLPWGVEDVTSLEELELHECPALLNLPETIANLTSLTKLVICKCVELDSLPKGIGKIESLHTLAITDCPLLTPRCQPETGDDWPQIGNIRNIILKQSSQDLRDLWSHGRIGKGRYF; the protein is encoded by the coding sequence ATGGACATGGTTATTCTCTCCGAAGCCATATCTTACACCCTTCAATGCGCCACCACCTTCCTATCACCCCAAGCAACTCGTCTCTCCTCAAACGACATTCAACAATTTGAAGACAATCTCAAAAGGATACTCCACATTGTTCAGAAGGCCATGCACAGCAACATCCAAGACCCCTCGGTTCTTTCAATTTGGTTAAAAAATGTCAAAGACGTGGTCAACGATTTGAACGATTTCATGGAGGATCATCGTCACAACAAGGAGACCGCTGCCACAATATCTCTAATCAAAGCCGGCCAAAACATGGCACATCGCCACAAATTCAAGCACCAAATCAAAGACGCCACTGAGGAGCTCAAACGCCTCTCAAACGAGGCAGAAAACTTGGTCATCTCTGAAGAAGCTAGGCAGAATGAAAGAAAGTTGACTCGTAAAAGTGAGGAATTAGAGTATGTTGAAGTGGTTGTTAGAGAAAATGTGAAGAAGGATATTATAGATCAACTCATGAAGATGTTCGTGAACAGCAATGTTGTTTCTGTTCCTGTGGTTACCATTGTTGGGGTTGCGGGAATAGGGAAGACTAAACTTGCTCGTCTCGTTTATGGGGATGAGCAAGTCAAAGGTCTCTTTGCATCACGGATATGGGTAAACCTTGAAACATTCAACGTGGAGTCCATTGCTACACGTGTTATCGAAACAACTAACAAGGGTAAACGCTTTCTTCTTGTGCTTGATGATTTGAGAGTCGAGAACGGTGAGGGATGTCTCCAGAAGCTGCAGGACAGGTTAGCGGAGGCTGGAGTTGGTGGGGCGGTGGTTGTAACTACACGTAGCAATTTTGTTGCAAAGAAGATTTCTGAAATTGGCACGGTTAAACTTAAACCCCATGTTTTGCAAGAGCTTAACGAAGAGGAATCGTGGTCTCTGTTTCAGAAAATTCATGGACCGGGTTCCGGAAAAATAAACGAAGATGTGGGACGGAGGGTAGTGAGGGAATATTGTGGAGGAGTCCCTATGAAGATAATAGCCATAGCAAGGTTGTTAGAAGATCTTGATTCACCAGTTCCAGAAATTGAGTTGAAGAAGAAGTTTCTGCGAGAGATAAGGTTTACTTATTATGACGAACTTTCCCCGCAACAAAAGCTATGTTTTGCTTATTGTTCGTTGTTTCCTCAAGAACAAGAGATAGACGCTGGGAGCTTGATTCGTCTCTGGATGGCAGAAGGATTTCTCTGGCGGAACCTATATTCCGATCCACAAGAATTTGGCTTAGCGTGTTTCAACGACTTTGTTCCTTTTGTTTTCCAGGAAATGGGGAGTGACGAGTTTGGTGTTGTGAAGCGGTACAAGATGAACCGTTTAATGCATGAACTGGCAAGGACTGTGGCCTGGGATGAGAATATCATAGTGGACTCGGCAGAGGTTGAAGTTCAGGAGAGAGTGGTGCGATCCTCGTTTCATTTTGCGTTGGATGTTCAGTGTGGAATCCCAAAGGCTTTGTTCGAGAATGCGAAGAAACTGAGGAGCATTCTCTTGCTGGGGAAGACTAACAAATCGAGGCTTCCACACGAGGTGAAGATGACCATATCAACTTGTGAAAAGATCTTGGAAACTTTCAAGTGTTTGCGAGTGCTGGATTTCCATGACTTGGGGATCAAGATGGTTCCGAGCTCTATTGGGGAACTGAAGTACTTGAGGCTTCTCGACCTATCCCATAACAACATTAAGAAGCTTCCCAGTTCAATCACCAAGCTTTTCCACTTGCAAACATTGAAACTTTCCCAATGTCATGTTCTCGAAGAACTGCCAAAAGACTTGGAGAATCTGAGTTCCCTCATCCATCTTTACTTAGAGGGGTGCCTTGATCTCACTCAGATGCCTCGCGGGATAGGTAAGCTGAGTTCTCTGCAGACATTGTCACTTTTTGTGGTTGGCAAGAACTACCAAGTGGGAGGTCTAAGGGAACTCACAGATCTTGATGGCCTCAGAGGACACTTGGAAATTTTGCATCTGGAGCAATTGAATTTTTCTGCACCATTGGAAGCCAAAGACAAGTATTTGAGAGATAAAAAGCACCTTCATTGTTTGACTTTAAGATGGGATCACGaggagaaagaggaagaagatgagaagaAAAGGAATGTCATTGCTAAAAAAGACAAGGAATCACTGGAATGTCTTGATCCAAATCCAAATCTGGCAGTGTTATCCGTAGTTGGGTATTACGGTAAAACGTTTTCTAATTGGCTTTCTTCGATTAAATGCCTTGTTAAGTTTAGCCTAAATGATTGTTACAATTGCCAATATCTCCCAGCACTGGATCACCTCCAACACCTCAGGGTTCTCGAGCTAAGGAGATTGGACTCCCTTGAATACGTTTCAAAAAACAGTGACCAAATCAGTGCTGACACTGAAGCCTCATCTTCCTCCTCTAGTACACCATTTTTTCCATCGTTAAAGGAACTCACAATCTCTGATTGCCCGAAACTCCGAAGCTGGTGGGAAACTGCCAAGTGGAAACCCAACAGACCATTCTTTACTCGCATTTCTAAACTTGACGTACAATGCTGCCCTGAGTTGCATTGCATGCCTTTGTACCCTTATCTGGATGAAGAGTTAGTGGTTGTGGATTCAAGTGTAAAGTCAATGAGGGATACAGTGCATGCTAGTATTTCAGCGGACTTCCTTCCTTTTTCGAAATTGAAGACCATGCTAATATCGCGTATTACACAAACTCCACCTGAGAGATGGCTTAAAAACTTCATTTCCCTTCAGACCCTTCAAATTCGTGATTGCTCTAAGTTACTGTATCTACCACAAGGTTTCAAGTCTTTGAGCTCACTCCAGAGTCTTACGATTGAGAGATGTGCGGAACTTGATCTTGACAGATCAAAGACTGAATGGGAGGGTCTGAAACGTCTACGTTTTCTGATCATAAAGGAAATTCCGAAGCTCAAATCCCTTCCATGGGGTGTTGAGGATGTTACCTCTTTGGAAGAGCTCGAGCTTCATGAATGCCCTGCCTTGCTTAATCTACCCGAAACCATAGCCAACCTCACTTCGCTTACAAAACTAGTGATTTGTAAATGTGTAGAGTTGGATTCGCTGCCAAAAGGAATAGGAAAGATCGAGTCTTTACATACCTTGGCCATTACGGACTGTCCTCTGTTAACACCAAGGTGTCAACCTGAAACAGGGGATGATTGGCCACAAATTGGTAATATCAGAAATATCATTCTCAAGCAAAGTTCTCAAGACTTGAGGGACTTATGGAGTCATGGAAGAATTGGTAAAGGAAGATATTTCTAA